TAGAATCAAACCCAGGCGTAATAACTCTTAAGGTCTCTTTCATGCAAAACAAATACGGTAATTTAGCATCGCAAGTCTATGAGGCTGACAAGCCTTATGGTGTTTCATTTGGTGATGTTGAATATTACTTGGAGCGCTTAAAAGATGTTGAAGGCCTTATTTTTGAACCTGGAGTTGGTAATGGGCGCTTTTTAATACCGTTGCTGAAGGCAGGAAAACTAGTTACTGGCTGTGATAGCTCTAAAGAAATGCTAAACCTTGCAGAGGCGGCCTTACGTAAAAATGGCTTAACTGCTTCTTTAATTTGTAGCAGCTTTGAAGGATATGAAACTCAGGAAAAATTTGAAGCCATTGTTATCCCTGCTGGTACTTTCCAGCTAATCAGTTCTTTTGATGCGGCTCACACCGTGCTGAGCAAGTTTTATCATCAACTCCAGCATAACGGTCGACTGATGTTCGACCTGGATTCATCCCAGCTGATTTTCAATGTAAAACCCAGTGTAAGACAGTGGCCAATCACTGCCGAAGAAGTCATCACTTTAAGCAGCACCCCTGTCGAAATCGATTATGTTGCACAAACAACCAAAGAATTGCATCGATACGAGTTGTGGCAGAGTGGCCAACTCATAAAAACTGAGCTTGAAGAGTTTGTGCTTCGCTGGTGGAGCATTAGTGAAATCAAGTTACTACTTCAAGCCATTGGCTTTACGAATGTAACTATCTCTGGCAACTATCAATACCAAAAAGAGCCAGAAAACAGCGACCAGCTAATTAGTATTGAGGCTACCAAGACGATTAATTAAAAAAGATGTATGGGGCTTAAAAGTTCCTATGCTAACGCGTCAAGTACCCCATATCTTGCAGATATCTGGCTGTACAGTCTATTCTAGCTGGTGTTTATAAAACCGTAAAATACAAACTATACCAAGTAATGATAAGCAGTTACTGGTGACAAAATGAGTTTTCCTAACAATAAGCCTCCAGGAGGTCTCATGACTGAGAGTAATAAAACAAAAATTTGTGGAATTGTAATGCCTATCTCAAGTATCGACGGATGTGCTGAAAACCATTGGTCTGAAGTACTTGGGATTATTAACGAGGCAGTTAAT
The sequence above is a segment of the Thiopseudomonas alkaliphila genome. Coding sequences within it:
- a CDS encoding class I SAM-dependent methyltransferase, which codes for MQNKYGNLASQVYEADKPYGVSFGDVEYYLERLKDVEGLIFEPGVGNGRFLIPLLKAGKLVTGCDSSKEMLNLAEAALRKNGLTASLICSSFEGYETQEKFEAIVIPAGTFQLISSFDAAHTVLSKFYHQLQHNGRLMFDLDSSQLIFNVKPSVRQWPITAEEVITLSSTPVEIDYVAQTTKELHRYELWQSGQLIKTELEEFVLRWWSISEIKLLLQAIGFTNVTISGNYQYQKEPENSDQLISIEATKTIN